From the Chloroflexus aurantiacus J-10-fl genome, one window contains:
- a CDS encoding PHP domain-containing protein, which yields MIDLHIHTNATPHHATWTPVALAVAAAAQGLTMIAVTDHNTTANVITTAMAGMHYGVQVVSGVEIDSAFNGKLWHTLVYAVDPEAPLLLDLCAEVVHRNAADAAQLLRDLAAAGFVMPGLSDRDRPPTVADVALVLARHNELPGRVAGEGDEEAGMRFILTHFAAAYRPLSVQEVIGVAHDLGGLAVLAHPGRSKGIYAIPATDEDIAAMAAVGLDGIEVFYPTHDAATRERLLAAAARHGLLVSGGSDSHHPHQTLASWPRTDVTIIDYLSR from the coding sequence ATGATCGATTTACACATTCACACAAATGCAACACCTCATCACGCAACCTGGACACCGGTAGCATTGGCGGTTGCAGCGGCAGCCCAGGGTCTGACCATGATCGCGGTGACCGACCATAACACGACAGCCAATGTGATTACCACGGCCATGGCCGGCATGCATTACGGGGTTCAGGTGGTGAGTGGGGTTGAAATTGATAGTGCCTTCAATGGTAAATTGTGGCATACGCTTGTCTACGCGGTTGATCCGGAGGCACCGTTACTGCTCGACCTGTGCGCCGAGGTGGTTCATCGCAATGCTGCCGATGCTGCGCAGTTGTTGCGTGATCTGGCGGCTGCCGGTTTTGTCATGCCCGGTCTGAGTGATCGTGATCGACCGCCAACCGTCGCCGATGTGGCATTGGTGTTGGCCCGCCACAATGAATTACCGGGCCGGGTGGCCGGTGAAGGCGATGAAGAGGCCGGTATGCGCTTTATCCTGACCCATTTCGCTGCTGCCTACCGACCACTCAGCGTCCAAGAGGTGATCGGGGTGGCACATGATCTGGGGGGGCTGGCAGTACTGGCGCATCCCGGACGGAGCAAAGGCATCTATGCAATACCGGCGACTGATGAAGATATTGCAGCTATGGCCGCGGTTGGTTTGGATGGGATCGAAGTCTTCTATCCAACGCACGACGCAGCCACCCGTGAGCGCCTGCTGGCTGCGGCGGCACGTCACGGCTTGCTGGTTTCTGGGGGGAGTGACTCGCATCATCCCCATCAGACGCTGGCTAGCTGGCCGCGAACTGATGTAACGATCATCGACTATCTCAGCAGGTAA
- a CDS encoding NUDIX hydrolase produces MKHHRKDTMDWREALSRLPAHHQAEVVDLVAAYGAPRYCHVYLDDGRFDPLRKTDRVGEVGMVIRRPDGSLIVARKTYYPPNVFRLLTGGIGPDESISTALAREVAEETSLTVRINRFLNIITYQSNVEIPYYFVSYVFLLDELAGTLQASDPNEQVDEFRTIPPAELVNLAQQLRQLSDTSDPAIRGKWASWGRFRAVMHEECAAWMNNGMIG; encoded by the coding sequence ATGAAACACCATCGCAAAGACACAATGGATTGGCGAGAAGCTTTGTCTCGCCTTCCAGCGCATCATCAAGCCGAAGTTGTCGATCTCGTTGCGGCGTATGGTGCGCCTCGTTACTGCCATGTATACCTCGATGATGGCAGATTCGATCCGTTGCGCAAAACAGATCGGGTTGGCGAAGTGGGGATGGTTATTCGCCGTCCTGATGGCAGCCTGATTGTGGCGCGTAAAACCTATTACCCACCCAATGTGTTTCGTTTGCTCACCGGTGGGATTGGGCCGGATGAGAGCATCAGCACAGCGCTGGCCCGTGAGGTTGCAGAAGAGACGAGTCTCACGGTGCGCATCAATCGATTTCTGAATATTATTACCTATCAAAGTAATGTTGAGATACCGTACTATTTTGTCAGCTATGTCTTCTTACTGGATGAGCTGGCCGGTACGTTGCAGGCGAGCGATCCCAATGAGCAGGTTGACGAATTCCGTACAATACCGCCTGCGGAGTTGGTGAATCTGGCACAGCAGTTGCGACAGCTTTCTGATACGTCCGATCCGGCAATCAGGGGCAAGTGGGCAAGCTGGGGCCGGTTTCGGGCAGTAATGCACGAAGAGTGTGCAGCCTGGATGAATAATGGAATGATTGGGTAA
- a CDS encoding DUF4491 family protein: MLQTSGLWLAIATFLSIWWGHVGVRWLEAKCADIRPPMVVLIIAGLLLNLVALFSANVTIGGVCSVVGISLWWDAFELVRQDRRVRHGHAPANPHNPRHARYLAEGRATIHDPLDREPGEALILPQQPVREREPETV, encoded by the coding sequence ATGCTGCAAACGAGTGGTCTCTGGTTAGCAATTGCAACATTTCTCAGCATCTGGTGGGGGCACGTTGGGGTGCGTTGGTTGGAAGCGAAATGTGCCGATATTCGTCCGCCAATGGTCGTCTTGATTATTGCCGGCCTGCTGCTCAACCTGGTGGCCCTCTTCAGCGCGAATGTCACCATCGGTGGTGTATGTAGTGTTGTCGGCATTTCGCTGTGGTGGGATGCGTTCGAGCTAGTGCGTCAGGATCGCCGGGTACGCCACGGCCACGCGCCTGCCAATCCTCACAATCCACGCCATGCCCGGTACCTGGCCGAAGGTCGGGCAACTATCCACGATCCACTCGACCGTGAACCGGGTGAGGCACTGATTCTTCCGCAACAACCGGTGCGCGAGCGTGAACCGGAGACTGTTTAG
- a CDS encoding DUF4491 family protein, which produces MYWEGLAIGLFSLGIIGFGFFWVIRMEYYLGYLWWPYPLLFGIGIIVLSLFVADAGWSALLGVTGASFIWGATELKEQAVRAELGWFPRNPNPKPQPPFVEIIRRIKAPHL; this is translated from the coding sequence ATGTACTGGGAAGGTCTGGCCATCGGTCTGTTTAGTCTAGGTATCATCGGTTTCGGTTTCTTCTGGGTTATCAGAATGGAATATTATCTCGGCTATCTCTGGTGGCCGTATCCGTTGTTGTTCGGGATCGGGATTATCGTGTTATCACTGTTTGTCGCTGATGCCGGCTGGTCGGCCTTACTGGGTGTTACCGGCGCTTCGTTCATCTGGGGCGCTACTGAGTTGAAAGAACAGGCAGTGCGTGCCGAATTGGGCTGGTTTCCGCGTAACCCGAATCCCAAACCACAGCCGCCTTTCGTTGAGATTATCCGGCGGATTAAGGCTCCACACCTGTAG
- a CDS encoding 5-formyltetrahydrofolate cyclo-ligase, with product MTDVADQKAALRALMQARRDALADRDQRSVRICALVQSLPVFTAARAIHCYVPMRSEVDTRPLIVAALAAGKAVAVPVVGGQRELRHSWIASLSEEDWVPGRFGTRRPRRLMPAYPGEWSLTIVPLLAFDRDLYRLGYGGGYYDALLATASTVAVGVAFADQEVAELPREAHDYPLDLVVCEDGIRRRHEHYR from the coding sequence ATGACCGACGTTGCCGATCAGAAAGCAGCTCTGCGTGCTCTGATGCAAGCGCGTCGTGATGCGTTAGCTGATCGCGATCAGCGAAGTGTCCGCATTTGTGCACTGGTGCAGTCGCTGCCCGTATTTACGGCGGCCCGGGCAATTCACTGCTACGTTCCAATGCGCTCGGAAGTGGATACCCGGCCTCTCATCGTGGCTGCTTTGGCGGCAGGAAAGGCTGTGGCAGTGCCGGTTGTCGGGGGACAACGAGAGCTTCGTCATAGCTGGATCGCCAGTCTGTCTGAAGAGGATTGGGTGCCTGGCCGGTTTGGTACTCGCCGGCCACGTCGCCTCATGCCTGCGTACCCGGGTGAATGGTCGCTAACGATTGTGCCTTTGCTGGCATTTGATCGCGATCTGTACCGCCTGGGGTATGGTGGTGGCTACTACGATGCGCTGTTGGCAACTGCATCGACCGTCGCTGTTGGTGTGGCCTTTGCCGATCAGGAGGTCGCTGAACTTCCCCGTGAAGCCCACGATTACCCGCTTGATCTGGTCGTCTGCGAGGATGGCATTCGTCGCCGACATGAGCATTACCGGTAG
- a CDS encoding nitronate monooxygenase gives MRASDLPMIIQGGMGAAVSDWRLARAVAACGQLGVVSGTGIDTILIRRLQDGDPDGAMRRAMAHFPIPGVAERVLTAYFRPDGRAPGEPYDLLPMYNLKVSKERQQIAILAAFVEVWLAKEGHDRPIGMNLLTKIQLPNLALLYGALLAGVDVIIMGAGIPREIPAALDALAAHLPARLTAEIEGDEGAPPTYITFDPREHWAGEPPPLRRPLFLPIVASVTLATMFARKIAGVDGLVIEGPTAGGHNAPPRGELQLNERGEPLYGPRDLVDPTKVAALGLPFWLAGGTASPEGLAAARAAGAMGIQVGTLFAFCNDSGLAEPLRRSVLDAAARGTVDVFTDPRASPTGYPFKVVRWDNDPAQGVPRQRICDLGYLRTMYRTPKGTIGYRCASEPIATFVKKGGNLCDTEGRRCLCNALMSNIGVGQARADIGVEPPLLTSGDDLRRLPTIFDVTQGYSAADVIAYLLGQRPPVAAISLATKPAATVADQVGI, from the coding sequence ATGCGCGCCAGCGATTTGCCGATGATTATTCAGGGTGGTATGGGTGCCGCCGTTTCCGATTGGCGACTGGCACGGGCGGTTGCAGCCTGTGGTCAGCTCGGTGTTGTCTCTGGTACCGGTATCGATACCATTCTGATTCGGCGTTTGCAGGATGGCGATCCTGATGGCGCTATGCGACGAGCAATGGCGCATTTTCCGATTCCTGGCGTGGCCGAACGTGTGTTAACCGCCTATTTCCGGCCTGATGGTCGTGCCCCAGGTGAGCCTTACGATCTGTTGCCGATGTACAACTTGAAGGTGAGTAAGGAACGGCAGCAGATAGCCATCCTGGCGGCATTTGTTGAGGTGTGGCTGGCGAAAGAGGGTCATGATCGCCCAATTGGCATGAATCTGTTGACCAAGATTCAATTGCCCAACCTTGCGCTGCTCTACGGTGCACTGCTGGCAGGAGTCGATGTGATCATTATGGGAGCGGGTATTCCGCGCGAGATTCCGGCTGCACTCGATGCGCTGGCTGCGCATCTTCCTGCTCGCCTGACTGCCGAGATCGAAGGCGATGAAGGTGCACCTCCTACATACATAACGTTTGATCCGCGTGAACACTGGGCTGGTGAACCACCGCCACTGCGTCGTCCGCTCTTTCTTCCCATCGTCGCCAGTGTTACGCTGGCAACCATGTTCGCACGCAAGATCGCTGGTGTTGATGGATTGGTCATCGAGGGGCCAACCGCAGGCGGTCATAATGCGCCGCCGCGTGGCGAATTGCAGCTAAACGAACGTGGCGAGCCGTTGTATGGGCCGCGTGATCTGGTTGATCCGACAAAGGTTGCAGCCCTTGGCCTACCCTTCTGGCTGGCTGGTGGTACCGCTTCGCCGGAAGGGCTGGCCGCAGCACGGGCTGCCGGGGCGATGGGTATTCAGGTTGGGACGCTGTTTGCCTTCTGTAACGACTCTGGACTGGCCGAACCGCTGCGGCGTTCGGTGCTCGACGCAGCAGCGCGTGGTACGGTTGATGTCTTTACCGATCCGCGCGCATCGCCGACCGGCTACCCGTTCAAGGTGGTACGCTGGGATAACGATCCCGCCCAGGGAGTCCCGCGCCAGCGGATTTGTGACCTGGGTTATTTGCGAACAATGTATCGCACACCAAAAGGGACGATTGGCTATCGCTGTGCCAGTGAACCGATTGCCACCTTTGTGAAGAAGGGTGGTAATCTGTGCGATACCGAGGGTCGGCGGTGCCTGTGCAATGCGTTGATGTCGAATATTGGCGTTGGTCAGGCCCGCGCCGATATTGGTGTCGAACCGCCGTTGCTTACGAGCGGTGATGATTTGCGGCGTCTACCCACCATCTTTGATGTGACGCAGGGCTATTCGGCTGCCGATGTGATAGCGTATCTGCTCGGTCAACGTCCACCGGTTGCGGCCATATCGCTGGCAACGAAGCCGGCTGCGACGGTAGCCGATCAGGTTGGTATCTAG
- a CDS encoding PD40 domain-containing protein: MQRRLPVHYVLVLLVCLLAACATPSSPSTPTPPPALQGDTLSGRLLFSRDDGIWLWEGRTARRLINPPVTQPAFNPTGNQIACIVLHAGASDLVITDTAGAMLAQLTRNEPAAPPGSIERVYSAKWAFYPTWLPDGSGVLVSAQIAPPVGDPPADAPLAIVRYDVNGRQQVVFSDANAHLGKSVVLPSGDFIVVRTPLGSDGQQQLFRISNNQATPLPGAPTPAYDPALSPDGTWLVFAVGINGGSDLYAMPANGGSPIRLTDIGSARSPAFAPDGKTLAFLAIPPGGRGFDLYLAEVAIAGDTLQLSPPRRLSTDFAINADGGLTWAR, from the coding sequence ATGCAACGACGACTACCAGTTCATTATGTCCTTGTATTGCTGGTTTGCCTGCTTGCCGCGTGTGCGACACCTTCCAGCCCCAGCACCCCAACGCCCCCTCCAGCCCTGCAAGGCGACACCTTGAGCGGTCGTCTGCTCTTTAGTCGTGACGATGGTATCTGGTTGTGGGAAGGTCGCACAGCGCGTCGCTTAATCAATCCACCGGTAACCCAACCGGCTTTCAATCCAACCGGCAACCAGATAGCCTGCATCGTCTTGCATGCTGGTGCAAGTGATCTGGTAATTACTGATACCGCGGGGGCAATGCTCGCGCAACTGACCCGCAACGAGCCGGCAGCACCGCCCGGTAGCATCGAGAGAGTGTACAGTGCGAAATGGGCATTTTATCCGACCTGGCTCCCTGACGGAAGTGGCGTCCTGGTATCCGCCCAAATAGCGCCCCCCGTTGGCGATCCGCCAGCCGATGCGCCCCTCGCCATTGTGCGCTACGATGTGAATGGCCGGCAGCAGGTTGTGTTTAGTGACGCCAACGCTCATCTGGGCAAAAGTGTCGTGCTGCCCTCCGGCGATTTTATCGTTGTGCGTACCCCGCTCGGCAGCGATGGTCAGCAGCAACTCTTCCGCATTAGCAACAATCAGGCTACGCCATTACCAGGAGCACCAACACCAGCATACGATCCGGCTCTCAGTCCCGATGGTACCTGGCTGGTTTTTGCCGTTGGCATTAATGGCGGTAGCGATCTATACGCAATGCCGGCCAACGGCGGTTCGCCGATTCGCCTCACCGACATCGGTTCTGCGCGATCACCGGCTTTTGCGCCCGACGGTAAAACACTGGCATTTCTGGCAATCCCACCCGGCGGGCGTGGGTTTGATCTCTACCTCGCCGAAGTAGCCATCGCTGGCGACACTCTGCAACTCAGTCCGCCCCGCCGGCTTTCGACCGACTTTGCCATCAATGCCGATGGTGGGCTGACCTGGGCGCGCTAG
- a CDS encoding diacylglycerol/lipid kinase family protein gives MRTLIVFNPTAGHAEQLEAELEAAAQVWREQGWTVELQPTNGPGDGRRLASLAANNGYDLVVAAGGDGTINEVVNGLAGSQTILATLPLGTMNVWARELGLPLQPRAAAQKLCSWSPRPIDLGRAGDRYFLLMAGIGFDAAITANVRPDEKRRFGALAYVMRGIEEVMRIRGTRARIWLDGRQIKARVLMIVIGNSQLYGGLVKITHRASIDDGLLDVCVIKGDNGINAIGHLIAILRRRFSLNPDIAYYRAHTIEVITQRPLPVQVDGDPIGVTPLRFTVVPSALRALLPPDLPDDLIQQPPPGAKRWPQRLLAWLRRRIDI, from the coding sequence ATGCGTACATTGATTGTCTTCAACCCGACAGCCGGCCACGCTGAACAACTGGAGGCTGAACTGGAAGCAGCAGCACAGGTCTGGCGCGAACAAGGTTGGACAGTTGAATTACAACCGACCAATGGCCCTGGTGATGGTCGACGATTAGCCAGCCTGGCAGCCAACAACGGTTACGATCTGGTGGTTGCTGCCGGTGGTGACGGCACCATCAATGAAGTAGTTAATGGTCTGGCAGGCAGCCAGACAATTCTGGCTACGCTGCCACTAGGTACGATGAACGTGTGGGCACGCGAGTTGGGGTTACCGCTTCAGCCACGCGCCGCAGCCCAGAAACTCTGCTCGTGGTCACCGCGTCCGATTGATCTGGGACGTGCCGGTGATCGCTATTTTCTGCTGATGGCCGGTATTGGGTTTGACGCCGCCATCACCGCGAATGTCCGGCCCGACGAGAAGCGACGATTTGGCGCATTGGCGTATGTGATGCGTGGGATTGAAGAGGTGATGCGCATTCGTGGCACTCGTGCCCGTATCTGGCTCGATGGTCGTCAGATTAAAGCGCGAGTGTTGATGATTGTGATCGGTAATTCCCAATTGTACGGCGGGTTGGTGAAAATCACGCATCGTGCCAGCATTGACGACGGGTTACTGGATGTCTGCGTGATTAAAGGGGATAACGGAATTAACGCGATTGGTCACCTGATTGCAATCTTGCGCCGTCGGTTTAGCCTGAATCCCGATATTGCCTATTATCGCGCTCATACCATTGAGGTCATCACCCAGCGCCCGTTACCGGTGCAGGTCGATGGTGATCCGATTGGGGTTACACCGCTGCGCTTCACCGTCGTCCCATCAGCGTTGCGCGCCCTCCTCCCACCCGATCTGCCCGATGATCTGATTCAGCAGCCACCGCCTGGGGCCAAACGCTGGCCACAACGATTACTGGCCTGGCTGCGTCGTCGGATTGATATCTGA
- a CDS encoding tyrosine recombinase yields the protein MNQYVAQFLAYIADERKMSANTTIAYRTDLDQLCAFLHERGIEHWSDVDSETMMAFVINLKEKRYANSTMARRLAAIKSFFSFLKERNVIHHDPTDQLDAPRVDRFPPRAISQHQVDELLEVPLQNGTPEGIRDKAMLEVLYATGMRVSELVALNVDDVAFDHRTVRCRGRQGRERTIPLSDPALTALEEYLDIARPQLARQAPDDPEALFLNHRGKRLTRQGFWLILKTYAEQVGMHDLTPHMLRHSFAAHQLRNGVDLRELQERLGHASIATTQMYAHLAEESS from the coding sequence ATGAACCAGTATGTAGCGCAATTCCTTGCTTATATAGCCGACGAACGCAAGATGTCGGCCAACACGACCATCGCCTATCGTACCGATCTTGATCAGCTTTGTGCGTTTCTCCACGAGCGCGGGATTGAACACTGGTCAGACGTCGACAGTGAGACGATGATGGCGTTCGTGATCAATCTCAAAGAGAAGCGGTACGCCAACTCAACGATGGCGCGTCGTTTGGCGGCGATCAAGTCGTTCTTCTCATTTCTGAAAGAGCGTAACGTTATTCATCATGATCCTACCGATCAACTCGATGCACCGCGGGTTGATCGGTTCCCGCCACGTGCTATTTCTCAGCATCAGGTTGATGAATTGCTGGAGGTGCCGCTACAAAACGGTACACCCGAAGGGATCCGCGACAAGGCAATGCTTGAAGTCTTGTACGCTACCGGTATGCGGGTAAGCGAGTTGGTTGCATTAAATGTTGATGATGTCGCTTTTGATCACAGAACGGTGCGTTGTCGGGGGCGCCAGGGGCGGGAACGGACAATCCCGCTGAGTGATCCGGCATTGACTGCGCTGGAGGAGTATCTTGACATTGCCCGTCCACAACTGGCGCGCCAGGCTCCTGATGATCCGGAAGCACTGTTTTTAAATCATCGTGGTAAACGGTTGACCCGTCAGGGCTTCTGGTTGATTCTTAAGACGTATGCCGAACAGGTTGGTATGCACGATTTGACGCCGCATATGTTGCGTCATTCGTTCGCGGCCCATCAATTGCGGAACGGTGTTGATCTGCGCGAATTGCAAGAGCGCCTGGGCCACGCTTCGATTGCTACGACGCAGATGTATGCACACCTTGCCGAGGAGTCGTCTTGA
- a CDS encoding glycine--tRNA ligase, producing MPATSLDQIVALAKRRGFIFPSSEIYGGLQGVYDYGPLGVELKNNIIADWWRTNVYERDDMEGLDAAILMNRLVWKYSGHEETFNDPLVDCRNCKMRWRADHIQGVCPNCGSRDLTEPRPFNMMFRTQIGPVADSGSFAYLRPETAQGIFVNFANVLTTSARKLPFGIAQVGKAFRNEINPRNFLFRVREFEQMEIEYFVMPGTDEEWHQRWLEARLAWWEQIGIPRSRITIYDVPTAELAHYSKRTFDLMYEYPNIGVQEIEGIANRTDYDLGSHSKDQAQLNLTARVNHNEDSIARLTYFDQASGRHVVPYVIEPSAGVGRCMLAVMCEGYAEELTKAIPGEKLAAVGEALNAFLKSVGRSEKLSGEARDAILARGEELTQALAERLPEVEQLLAMPGADQIELGKKLRGQAQPLIDEHYRTVLRLKPRLAPIKVAVFPLKRNHEEIVATAKAVRRQLQAGGRMRTIYDDTGAIGKLYRRQDEIGTPFCITVDFDTIGQGKDPALAGTVTVRDRDTMAQERVPIAELEAYLRDRVSA from the coding sequence GTGCCGGCTACATCACTTGATCAGATCGTGGCGCTGGCCAAGCGTCGTGGTTTTATCTTCCCCAGCAGCGAGATTTATGGTGGGTTACAGGGTGTGTACGATTACGGCCCCCTTGGCGTGGAGTTGAAGAATAATATCATTGCTGATTGGTGGCGAACAAACGTCTACGAACGCGATGACATGGAAGGTCTTGATGCGGCCATTCTGATGAATCGGCTGGTCTGGAAATATTCCGGTCATGAAGAGACTTTCAACGATCCCCTGGTTGATTGCCGGAACTGTAAAATGCGCTGGCGGGCCGACCATATTCAGGGTGTTTGTCCCAACTGTGGCTCACGCGATCTGACCGAACCGCGCCCCTTCAATATGATGTTTCGGACCCAGATCGGGCCGGTGGCTGACAGCGGCTCGTTTGCCTATTTGCGCCCGGAAACGGCGCAGGGGATTTTCGTCAACTTTGCCAATGTCCTGACGACCTCGGCGCGGAAGTTGCCGTTTGGGATTGCGCAGGTTGGGAAAGCCTTCCGCAATGAGATCAATCCACGCAATTTTCTCTTCCGGGTTCGCGAATTTGAGCAGATGGAGATCGAGTATTTCGTGATGCCCGGTACCGATGAAGAGTGGCATCAACGCTGGCTTGAAGCCCGCCTGGCCTGGTGGGAGCAGATCGGTATTCCGCGTAGTCGGATTACTATCTACGATGTGCCGACTGCTGAGCTGGCCCATTACTCGAAGCGGACGTTCGATTTGATGTATGAGTATCCCAACATCGGCGTGCAAGAGATTGAGGGGATTGCGAATCGAACTGACTACGATCTCGGCTCCCACAGCAAAGATCAGGCGCAGCTCAATCTGACCGCACGTGTGAATCACAACGAAGATAGCATTGCCCGCCTGACCTACTTCGATCAGGCCAGTGGTCGCCATGTGGTGCCTTACGTCATCGAGCCGTCGGCTGGGGTTGGCCGGTGTATGCTGGCTGTGATGTGCGAGGGGTATGCAGAGGAGCTGACGAAAGCGATTCCCGGCGAGAAACTGGCCGCGGTCGGTGAGGCGCTCAATGCGTTTCTCAAGTCGGTTGGTCGCAGCGAGAAGTTGAGCGGCGAAGCCCGCGATGCGATTCTGGCCCGTGGCGAAGAGCTTACCCAGGCGCTGGCCGAACGCTTACCTGAAGTTGAGCAGTTACTGGCGATGCCCGGTGCCGATCAGATCGAACTGGGTAAGAAATTACGTGGCCAGGCGCAGCCATTGATCGACGAGCACTATCGCACAGTTCTGCGCCTCAAGCCACGCCTGGCGCCGATCAAGGTTGCCGTCTTTCCGTTGAAGCGCAACCACGAAGAGATTGTCGCTACCGCCAAAGCGGTGCGCCGACAGTTGCAGGCCGGCGGTAGGATGCGCACGATCTACGATGATACCGGTGCGATTGGCAAACTCTACCGTCGTCAGGACGAAATCGGGACACCGTTCTGTATCACGGTTGACTTCGATACGATTGGTCAGGGTAAAGACCCGGCCCTGGCCGGTACCGTTACCGTCCGTGACCGCGACACTATGGCGCAGGAACGGGTACCAATTGCCGAATTAGAGGCGTATCTGCGTGATAGAGTAAGCGCGTGA
- a CDS encoding His/Gly/Thr/Pro-type tRNA ligase C-terminal domain-containing protein, whose translation MTVRKDPTLAGTVTVRDRDTMAQERVPIAELEAYLRDRVSA comes from the coding sequence GTGACCGTTCGTAAAGACCCGACCCTGGCCGGTACCGTTACCGTCCGTGATCGCGACACTATGGCGCAGGAACGGGTACCAATTGCCGAATTAGAGGCGTATCTGCGTGATAGAGTAAGCGCGTGA
- a CDS encoding molybdopterin-dependent oxidoreductase: MSLDTIPLPKEGTLSKDYRMQVTCEEPPNLLPPLAILDEAVTPVERLFVCNHQPIPSLSRKHWELTIDGLVRHPLTIGFSDLFREPTSSFFAALIGRSQIAEGYASIANVEWIGAPVALFLEAAGMKPQAGFAACWSYGPQPMVRYLPLSKLWQDGMLAYAINGQPLPPLHGGPVRLIVPGWSSAYWLKWIAQITLLSPERAPAAAHVDGSLAIDCCLFNLPNGVLRPARYTTLRGAAWSAARGVAQVDISIDEGPWQTATLDQNLGPRAWRRFSFRWSASSGTHLLAVRVSDNSGQSAVRRWQIDVRSS; this comes from the coding sequence ATGTCACTTGACACGATTCCCTTACCAAAGGAAGGCACGCTTTCCAAAGACTATCGGATGCAGGTCACCTGCGAAGAGCCGCCAAACCTCTTGCCACCACTTGCAATTCTTGACGAGGCGGTGACGCCGGTAGAGCGGTTATTTGTATGCAATCACCAGCCCATTCCCTCTCTATCCAGGAAGCATTGGGAACTGACAATCGATGGTCTGGTACGGCATCCGTTGACTATTGGTTTTAGCGATTTGTTCAGGGAACCAACCAGTAGCTTCTTCGCCGCACTCATTGGCAGGTCGCAGATTGCTGAAGGTTACGCCTCGATTGCGAATGTCGAATGGATCGGTGCACCGGTAGCACTGTTTCTCGAAGCAGCAGGCATGAAGCCCCAGGCCGGGTTCGCCGCCTGTTGGAGCTACGGCCCCCAACCGATGGTGCGTTATTTGCCACTCAGCAAACTCTGGCAAGATGGCATGCTGGCGTATGCGATCAATGGTCAGCCACTACCACCCCTGCACGGCGGCCCGGTACGACTGATTGTACCGGGATGGAGCAGCGCTTACTGGCTGAAATGGATTGCGCAGATTACGCTCCTTTCACCAGAAAGGGCACCGGCAGCAGCCCATGTCGATGGATCACTGGCAATTGATTGTTGCCTCTTCAATCTCCCTAATGGTGTGCTCAGGCCTGCCAGATATACCACCCTGCGCGGCGCGGCATGGTCGGCCGCACGTGGTGTTGCCCAGGTAGACATTTCCATCGACGAAGGTCCCTGGCAGACAGCCACCCTCGACCAAAACCTGGGGCCACGCGCCTGGCGACGTTTCTCATTTCGCTGGTCAGCTTCGAGTGGAACGCATCTGCTTGCTGTTCGTGTCAGTGACAATAGTGGTCAGAGTGCAGTGCGACGCTGGCAGATTGACGTGAGGAGTTCGTGA
- a CDS encoding PadR family transcriptional regulator yields the protein MASQKQSLTIEPALLGLLRQQPMHPYELFQQLQQKKALGFIWRVKQSHLYALLDRLEADGYLTHQLELQGSRPPRKILSLTPAGEALFVAWVTTPVAHGRDIRLEFMAKLYFACHEGAAQAGQLLDRQLACCRQWLAENEQRIASLPVNSFERLVLRYRSGQLQATVLWLEECRYELNQRWNRQAQGGV from the coding sequence ATGGCTTCTCAGAAACAGTCACTCACAATTGAACCGGCACTGCTTGGTTTGCTGCGTCAACAGCCGATGCACCCGTATGAGCTGTTCCAGCAATTACAGCAGAAAAAGGCCCTTGGTTTTATCTGGCGGGTCAAGCAGAGTCATCTGTACGCATTGCTTGACCGGCTGGAAGCTGATGGATATCTGACGCATCAGCTTGAACTACAGGGGAGCCGGCCACCGCGCAAGATTCTCTCGCTCACGCCTGCGGGTGAAGCGCTCTTTGTTGCCTGGGTGACAACGCCGGTGGCGCATGGACGGGATATCCGGCTTGAATTTATGGCGAAGCTCTATTTTGCCTGCCACGAGGGGGCAGCGCAGGCCGGCCAACTGCTTGACCGTCAGTTAGCCTGTTGTCGGCAGTGGCTGGCAGAGAATGAGCAGCGGATCGCCAGCTTACCTGTCAATTCGTTTGAGCGGCTCGTGCTACGCTATCGCTCCGGGCAGTTACAGGCAACCGTGCTTTGGCTGGAAGAATGCCGGTATGAGTTGAACCAGCGGTGGAACCGGCAAGCGCAGGGAGGCGTCTGA